The Deinococcus yavapaiensis KR-236 genome segment CGCTGCGAAGCACCGGGGCTCTTAGCTCAACGGTCAGAGCAGTCGGCTCATAACCGATTGGTTGCCGGTTCAAATCCGGCAGGGCCCACCAGCACAAGGGCAGCGCGCGACGGGCGGTTAGCTCAGCGGTAGAGCATTCGCTTCACACGCGAGGGGTCGTAGGTTCAAATCCTATACCGCCCACCAACAAGAACCTCGAGAAATTCGAGGTTCTTTTTTTGTTACGATCGCCTACAAATCTGTTCTAAGCTTGTGCAAGCGTTCATTTATAGTCAATGATAAAGCTGTAAGTGAAAAACTTCTATGCACTGTTTAACGTCGAACTTGTTAGGCTCGAAAGGTGAGCCAAGGAGTTCGGCGGGCAGTCCAAGGCGGCGGCTTTCTCTTCGCCGCCATGATGCTCGTGAACGTCTTCAACTACGGCTACGCCGTCGTCCTCGGTCGGCTGTTCGGTCCCGTCCAGTACGGCGCCTACGCCTCGTTCACGTCCCTCTTTCTGCTTATCAGCCTGCTTCCCCTTACCTTTCAGCAAGTCGGCGCTCGCTACGCCGCGACCGGACAGAGCATCGTCGGATCGGCCGTCCGCCTCGGCTGGCTGTCGGGCACCGCGCTCGCCCTCGTCCTCGTCGGTGGCGCCTTCTGGCTCGGACCGGTCCTCAACTTGCCCGCCTTGTGGCTCGTCGCGCTCGGCATCGTCGCGCCGATCTACGTGTGGACGGGGGTGTTGAGAGGCGAAGCGCAAGGGCGACAGAACTTCCAGGGATTCGGCGTGAACATGATTTTGGAGCACGCCGTCAAAATCCTGTTGACGCCCCTTGCCTTGCTCGCCTTGCCCGGCGCGAGCGGCGCCGTGCTCGCCACGCTCGCCGCCTTGCCGTTCACCACGCTGCATCTTCGGCGCTACCATCCGGCGCGCCTAGAAGAGTCCCCGCATCGACGCGAAGCCGTGAAGTACGCGCTGCCCGTCTTGTCGAACCTCGCCGCGCAAGCCGTGATCATCAACTCGGACGTCTTGATGGTCAAGGCGTTCCTGCCCGCGCACGAAGCCGGCATCTACGCCGCCGTCGCGATTCTGGGGCGCGTCGTGTTCTACAGCTCATGGGCGGTCGGAACGGCGCTGTTTCCTTTGGTGTCGTCGCGTCAAGGTGACGGGGCATCTCCTCGCAAACTCTTGTGGATCGCGCTCGCCGTCGTCGGCGTGATCAGCGGCGGCGTCACCCTCGTGTGCGCCCTCGCCCCGCAATTCGTGCTGGGACTGCTGTTCGGCGCCGCGTACCTGGAAGGAGCGCCGCTCGTCGGGGCGTACGCGTTGTTCACGACGTTCTACGCGCTGTCGAACGTCATCAGCAATCACTACCTCGCCCTCGGCCGTCACGGTCTCGGGTACCTTCCCATCTTCGGGGCCATCGCTCAAGTCGTGCTGATCGCCTTGTTCCACGACACCCTCCAAGAAGTCATCTGGAGTCAACTCGTCGCCAAAGGAGCGCTGTTGCTACTCAGCGTCGCGGCGATCTTCATTTACGAGCGCAGGAGGAATTGATGGCCTACTCGGACTTTCTGACTTGGCGAGACAACGACCTCGACCCCGTCGACTTGTCGATCGTGATTCCCACGTACAACGAGTCGGAGCGTATTTTGCCCACGTTGGGCGCCATGGCCGTCATCGTGTCCGGCCTCGGGTACCGCTGGGAACTCATCGTGTCGGACGACGGCAGCAAGGACGGCACCGCCGACCTCGTCGAGTCGCTGGGATGGAAGAACCTGCTCGTGGTTCGGCACGCGAACACCGGCAAGGGCGGCGCCGTTCGGCGCGGCGTCTTGGCGGCGCGCGGAGGACGCGTCTTGTTCGCCGACGCCGACAACAGCACCCCGATCGAGGAGCTTCCGAGGCTCATGCAGCAACTCGACGCCGGGTACGACTTGGCGGTCGGTTCGCGCGTCGGAGAAGGCGCGAGCGAGGAAAACAAGAGCGCCGCGCGCAAGCTCGTGTCGGGAAGCTTGCGGTTGGTCACGCGCGTGCTGAGCGGCGTGACCGTTCGCGACACGCAGTGCGGCTTCAAGCTCTTCGGCCCTCGGTCGCGGCGCTTGTTCGAGTTGCAGAAGATGCAAGGCTTCTCGTTCGACCTCGAACTTTTGTACCTCGCGCACAAGCTCGGCTTGCGCGTCGCCGAGGTGCCCGTGCGTTGGTTCGACGCGCCGGGCAGCAAAGTCAACTCGGTGCAAGACAGCGTCAAGTTCCTCAAGGACATCTTCGCCGTGCGGCGGCTCGATCAGCAGGGTGCCTACGAAGGGAAGCTCTGAATGCACATCGCCCTCGTCACGGCCTACCCTCCCAGCCGAGGCAGCCTCAACGAGTACGGCTTTCACCTCGCCGCGGCCTTTCGGCGCAAGCGTGAAGTCGATCGCCTCAGCATCCTCGCCGACGAATTTCCCGAGTCCGAGAACGCCGAGTCCGATCCGTTCTACGTTCGTCGAGTGTGGCGCTTCAACGATCCCGGCAACGCCACGCGCCTCTTGACGGAACTGCGCCGCCTCAAGCCGGACGTGGTGCTGTTCAACTTGCAGTTCGCGTCGTTCGGCGATCGGCGAGTGCCCGCCGCGCTCGGTTTGCTCGCGCCGATCCTCGCGAGCCGCGCGGGCTTCCCGACCATCACGCTGCTGCACAACATCTTCGAGACCGTCGACCTCGACAAGGCGGGATTCGGTGGCAATCCCATGCTCAACGCCGTCACGCGGCTCGCGGGCCGCGTCTTCACGCGCGTGCTGCTCGGCAGCGACCTCGTGGCGTTCACGCTGCCGCGCTACGTGGAGATCATTCGGCGCGACTACGGAGCGCGCAACGTCTTTCTCGCGCCGCACGGCAGCTTCGAGACGCCCGAACCGCCCACGCCGCTTCCGAGCGATCCCGTCGTGATGGCCTTCGGGAAGTTCGGGACGTACAAGCGGGTCGAGGAGCTCGTCGAAGCGCACCGCGTCCTTCTGACGCGCGATCCGCGCGTGCACCTCGTCATCGCCGGAAGCGACTCGCCCAACGCCGCCGGGTACCTGCAGAGCGTTCGCGAACGCTACGCGGACGTGCCCAACATCACCTACACCGGGTACGTCGCCGAGGAGGACGTGCCGCGCATCTTCCGAGACAGCACCGTCGTCGCGTTTCCTTACAACAGCACGACCGGTTCGAGCGGCGTCCTGCACCAAGCCGGACAATTCGCGCGGGCGGCCGTCATGCCGAACATCGGCGACTTGCGGGACTTGATCGAGGAGGAAGGATACCGCGCGGAGTTCTTCGAGACGGGCGACGCGGCGAGCCTCGCCGAAGCGCTTTGGCGCGTCGTGTCCGACTCCGAGCACGCGCGTGAACTCGGCCTCGCCAACCACCGCGCCGCCTCGGGACTCACGCTCGACGAGGTGACCGACTGGTACGTTCTACACTTCCAGCGGTTGCTCGCCCAGCAAGCGGCGCGGCGCGACGAACGCGCGGCCGCATCGCCACGTCAAGCCGATCGCAGGAGGTGAAGCATGGACATCGAACGACGACAAGAACCGCAACGAACGATCCTGGCGCTCAAAGGGCGCTTCGACGCTCACCAAGTGCCGCGCTTCAAAGCCCAAGCGGAAGCGTTCGACGAACCGCTTCGACTGGACTTGACGCACGTGAACTTCATCGACTCCACCGCCCTCGCCGCGATCATCAACTTGTACAAGCGCGTGCGGGAAGCGGGGCACACGATGAGCATCGGCGGACTGCAAGACCCCGTGCGGGTCATATTGGAAATCACCGGACTGTACGCCATCCTTCCCATCGAGGAGGCGAGCTGATCCGTGCCCGAGAACGTGCTGCAGTCCACGATGGACGCCCTCGGCGACTGCTTCGACCAAGTCGTGTTCTTGGAGCAGGCCGTGAAGCGCGCGGTGCGGACGAACGACCTCGCGGGCCTCTCGGACCTCGTGCAAGAAGCGCAAAGCGTCATGGGCGCCCGCGGCAGCGGCCTCAACCTCGCGGGACGCTGGCTGACCCCGGTTCCCGGATGGCTGAGAAACCAGCCCAGACCGACGAGCCGCATCTTCACGCTGGACGAGGCCGACGCGCCCCAACACCTGCTCGGCGTGCCCCTGCCGGGCGGCTGGGTCGCTTTTTGGGACAAGCCGTCGGTGTTCACCGCCGGAGACGCCCGCCTCGCCGAGACGCTCGGCGAGTTGATCAGCGCGACCGAGGACGCCTTGCGAGCCCGCGCCGAACGAGTGCAGACGGCGCTCGCCGAGCACGACCGCCAAACTGCCGCGCGCATCTGGCGGCGCGTCGTTCCCGAAACCATCACGCCGCCTCGCGCGTACCGCGTCGTGTCCGTGCTACGTCCCGCACGCGAAGTCGGAGGAGACTTCCTGACCGCCACGGACGATTGGATCGTCATCGGGGACGTCAGCGGCAAAGGCGTGCCCGCCGCGATGTTCACGGGCATGTTCGTCTCGAACTTGCCGCTCGCCGTGGAGCGCGGCGACGTCGGCTCGGCCCTCGCGCGCAGTTTGCACACCTACCTCGAGGACGCCGAGATGTTCGCGACCCTCGCCGCCTTGTGCCTTCACCCCGACGGACGCTTCGAGTACCTCAGCATGGGGCATCCACCCATCTACCTGCGCCACCCCGACGGCTCCGTGGAAAGCTTCAAGGTCACGGCGCCTCCCCTCGGAACGTTTCAACTGCCGACCTACCCGATGCGAGAAGGCCGCTTCACGCCGGGCGGCCTGATGTGCCTGTACACCGACGGCTTGAGCGAAGCGGAACGAGAATCGTCCGACGGCTTGGAGCTGTTCGGACACGAGCGCATCGCCGACGTCCTGCGTGACGTCGAGACCCCGGAAGCCGCTCGGGACGCGATGACCGCCGCCTTGCAAGAATGGCGCATCACGGACGACTTCACGATGGCGTTCGTCCAGTACCGGCCGGAGGACGCATGACGGCCACGTTGCAAGTGCCCGCCGACACGGCGTTCCTCGCGCAACTCGGCGAGTTCACGCAGCGGCACTGCGCACGCAGTTCGCAAGTCGTACTGATCGACCTCGCCGTCACCGAACTCGCCACGAACGCCATTCGCCACGGGCGCGCGCGCACCCTGCGCTTGGCAGTCGACGACAGGGGAGACGAGTACTGCCTCACGTTCGAGGACGACGGCGAACCGTTCGACTCCGTCTCGGCCGAAGCTCAGCCGACGGGCGAGTTGCGAGAAGGCGGTTACGGCCTGCCCCTCGTGAGGCGCATCAGCAAAGCCATGACGTACGAACGACGAGACGGACTCAACGCCGTTCGTCTCGTCTTCGAAGCAGGAGGTTCCGTATGATCGAATGGACTCAACCGACGCCTGGCGTGGCGCACTTCACCATCACCGGACGCCTCGACGCGCACGAAGCGCCGAAACTTCGCGAAAGCTTCGAACGAGCGCGCGAAGCGGGCGCGAGCCGCTTCGAAGTGGCGATGGACCGAGTGGACTTCATGGACTCGTCCGGCTTGGCCGCCGTCGTCTCGGGACTCAAGGCCAGCCGACTCGAAGGCGGCGAGCTCATCATCGTTTCGCCCAGCCCGATGGTGCGCAAGGTGCTCGAACTCACGCTGCTCGACCAAGTCATTCCCATCGCGAACGCGGCGAGCTCCGGAGAAGGATCGAGCTGAGATGAGCCGCACGGTCCTCGTGGTGGACGACGAGGCTTACATCCGGCAGTTGATTGCCCACGTCCTGAATCGGGCGGGCTGCGTCGTGTTCGAGGCGGCCGACGGAGAGCAGGCCCTCACGGCTTTGCGCGAGCACCCCGAGACGGCCCTCGTCATCTCCGATCTCGGAATGCCTCACCTCGACGGATTCGGCTTGCTCGAACGCCTCGCGGGCGAGCAGGGACCGCCCGTCGTGATCCTCACGTCACGCGGCCAGGAAAGCGACGAGCGGCGCGCGCGCGAACTCGGCGCGGTCGGAGTGATCACCAAGCCTTTCGCGCGACAAGACCTTCTGAGAGTGATCGAAAGGCACCTCCCAACGTGAGCCCGGGCGTGTTCGTAGAATGGCGTGGCCATCGTGGGAAACGACTCACGATGGCCGACCATGCCTGATACGACACCTCCACGCTCGCTCGACTCCCCGTCCGCGGCTCGGGACGGCCCGCGCCTGCTCGCCGTCGCGCTCGTGATCGTGTTGCTCTTGCACGGCACGCTGCTCTTCGGCCAGTCGTTCGTGCGAACGTACGACGCGCTGATTCACATCTTCTTCGCGTCGCACTACGCCCAGAATTGGTTCGATCCTTGGGAGCCGCGCTGGTACACGGGCTTTTGGCTCGTCTCGTATCCGCCGTTGGCGCACTACCTCATCGCCCTCGCGAGCAAGCTCGTCGACCTCAAGACGGCCTTCGCGGTCGTGCAACTGTTCGCCTTGCTGGCGCTCACGGTCGGCGTGTACCGTTTCTCGCGCCTCGTCGTTCCGGCGCGCGCCGCCGGGTACGCGTGCGTCGCCTTGGCGTTGTCGAGTTCCATCGCCGAGACGGTGCACGTGTTCGGGCAGCTTCCGACGACCTTGTCGCTCGCGTTTTTGCTCAACGCCATTCCGTTCGGCTGGGCGTGGGTGCGCGACGGCGACAAGCGCTCGCTCGTGCGCGCCGTGCTGTGGATGGCGGCGACGACCGCCGGGCATCACGTCACCACCTTGTTCGGCAGCGTCTTCTTCACGGCGCCCACCTTGCTGATCGTGGTCCTGGCCGCCGCGCGGTGGCGCGACCTTCCGACGGGCCGACGACGCTGGACGACGGCGGCGCGTCAAGTCCTGCCGCGCGCGGCGCGCGCCGCCCTCTTCGCCGTCCTGACGGTGATGACGCTCGTCGTGGTGGTCTTGCCGTACTGGCTGTGGAGCCGCGCGGACCCCATCTCGCAAGTCCCGATTCCGCACGCCAGCCGCGAGAACTTCCTCAGCAACACCAACGCCGGACTGGTGTTTTGGCTGATTCCCTGGGCGAGCACCTTGCTGTTCTTGCCGTTCGCGTGGTCGAAGGCGCGCTCGTGGCGCTGGCCGCTCGTGGCGAGCTTGACGATGCTGTTCGTGCTCGGCACGGGCGGCACCACGCCCCTGCCTCGCTTGCTGCTGCGCGGCGCCTTCGACATCCTGACCCTCGACCGCTTCACCTTCTGGGCGACGATCCTGATTTTGCCGTTCGTCGGCCTCGCCCTCGAAAGCGTGAGCAACGGGACGTTGCGCGCGTGGTTGGCGGCCGTGCTGACGCCGCGCGGACGAGACGTCGCGCTCGCCTTGCTGCTCGTCGGCACCGTCGGCCTCGCCACGACCATCGGCAATCTCACGCGCTACCGCAAATTCCAACCCGAACCCATCGACATCAACCCCATCGTCTCGTTTCTCGACAAGGACTTGCACTGGAGGTACCGCTACCTCACCCTCGGCTTCGGCGATCAGATGGCGTGGCTGTCCGCCAACACCCGCGCGTCGACGCCCGACGGTGATTACCACTCGGCTCGGCGCCTGCCCGAGTTGACGGCGACGCCGATCGAACGCTTGGAAGGCGCGAAGTTCAGCGGCCCCGAAGGACTCGCGAGCTTGCGGCGTTTCCTGACGGTCCCCGAGAAGTACAACCTCAAGTTCGTCTTCAGCAACGACGCGTTCTACGATCCGCTGCTGTACTTCAGCGGATGGCAAAGACTCGGTACCCTCGAAAACGGCATCGCCTTGTGGGAACGCGAAGACATTCCCCCGCTGCCCGAACGCCTGGAACGCCCGGAACTGCCGCCGTATCAAGTGGCGATGTGGGGCATCCTGCCGCTCTCGGCGCCCATCTTGGCGTTCTTGTCGCTCGCCCTCGGATCGCGCGCCGTGAAGCGCGACGATCTTCTTGACGAGCCGTCCACGTCCTTGCCTTCGACCGCCGATCGAACGCCGTCCGTCGTCGTCGTCCGCCGAATTCGCGGCGGACTCCTGCTGATGCTCCTCGTCGCGGGCGGCGCCGTCGCGGTCGTCGCGTGGCGAGCGCAGCAAGCGGCCCGCTCGCCCGCCCGCGTCGTGACACGCTACTGGGACGCCTTGGACTTCCGCCGATTTGGGCAGGCGTACGGGCTCGTCGATCCTCGCGACGACCTCACCGAGGAACGCTGGCTGCTCGACTTGTCCGTGCAGGGCGGACTGCGCACGGGCTACGCGAAGCTCAGCGACATCGACGTCCAATCCGTGAGCTTCGCCGGGAAGCCCGGAGCGGTCGGCGCGCGAGCGATCGTGCAAGTACGCCTGAACTGGTTCACGGCGCTCGGAAACTTCACGGACGTCGTTCGGCACGACCTGCGCCTCACGCCCGCCGGGTGGCGCATCACGACGCGGCCCTTGCTGCAGGCGCGCCCGCCCGCCCGCTTCCTCTCGCAGCCCGACGTGGACTACGCCATCCCGCCTCGACGCTTCCAGCCCGTCGGCGTTCCCGGCGAGGACGTCTTGGACCGACCGCGTCTCGTGCTCGGCTCCGTGCGGCTCGTGAGCTTCACGCGGCCGTCCCGCGACGACAGCGGACGACAGCGGGAACTCGCCATGATCGGCACGCTCACCAACGTGGACGCGCGGCCCGCCGACACGACCGTCACGGGCGTTCTGCGCGACGAGGGTGGGCGGCTCATCGCGCGCAACAACGTGGAGACGGGCATGATCCACAAACTGCTGCCCGGCGAGACGACCCCGTTCGTGCTGCGCTTCGACGCCGTGGACGAAGTCGTCACCGAGCGCTCGGTGGCGAGCGCTAGCGTGGACGCCAAGGGCGTCGTGACGGGCCGCGACCTCTGGCGCCGACTCGGCGCTTGGACGCGTCCGAGTTCCACGAAGGCGAGCGTGACGGTCGTGAACGTCGGAACGGACGAAGCGACCATCGGGCACGTTCTCGTGGGCTTGTACGACGCGCGCGGCTTGGCGTGGGTGGAGGAGGCGTTCTTGCCAAGGGCCGTGGCGCCCGGCGATCAAGACAAGGTGCGCGTGAACGCCGACCTTCCGCCTGACTACCGCGTCGTGATGAACGTGCGGCGCAGCGTCGAAGGACTGCAGGTGGCGGACGAACCGCCCGCGCCCACGACCTTCCCGCTCGGCGACGGTCGCCGTTTCGCCGTGTGGCTGCACGACTTCGGACGGGCGGGCCGATGAAGCGACGAACGCGAACAGCCGGGATCGTCCTCGCCGCGCTCGCGTCGATCTTTGGCGCGTGTCAAAGCCGACGTGAAGTCGGCGCTCCGCCGCCCGTCGGCGCCTTGGAGGTGCGAGCGCACGTTCGCTCGGGAGCGGCGCGCGTCGTCGTGACGGGCGCCTCGCCGACGGACTTGCCGAACGGCACAGTCGTCGCGTTGGAGCTCGCCACGCCCGCCGGACCTCTCGTCGTCCGTCAAACCGCGCGAGCGGGGCGCGCCGCCTTCACCGTTCCGTATCGCCGCGCGGGTCGCCTCGTGTACCGCGTGACCGCCGGGAACACGTCGCGTCGCGGCTCGCTCGACGTCGAGGCGGGACGCGCCGTTCGCATCGACGCGCAAACGCAGCCGCGCGCGTCGCGCGTCACGGGAGAACGCCCGCCGCTGCTCGTCGCGCAAGCTCTCGACGCTTTCGGCAACGTTCCCGACCGTCCGTCGAACGTCCGCGTGTTCGCTCCCGACGGAACCCGAAGCGTTCGCGAGTTGCGCCCGACGCACCTCTTGAGCTGGACACTCCTGGAGGCGGGCGAGGACGTCGGAACGCTCGACGTGAGCGTGACGACCGACGAGGCGCGCCGCGAACTCGTCGTGGCCGACCTCACGCCCGGCCGAACGGCCGAAGTGGCGCTCGACACGCGACGACGAGCCGCGTACGCCGACGGACGCGACCGCTGGCGGCTCGACGCGCGCGACGTCCGTGACGCCCTCGGAAACGACGTCGTCGACGGCACGGCATTGACGTTTTATGCGAGCGGACCCGACGGCGTCACCTTCAGCGCCACGCTGCCCGCCGTGTCGGGCGAGCGGCCCCTCGACCTCACGCCGCCCGAGCCGGGTCGCTACACCTTCACGGTGCGGGCCGAGGACGCGTCGTCCTCCACCCTCGACCTTACCGCCCGCCCCGGCCTGGTTCGCGGGTCCTTGAGGGCGCGCCGCGAAGGACGCGTGATCGTCCTCGGTCCTCTCGTGACGACGCGAGGAGCGCGTCCGGACACGGGAACGCCGGTCAGCGTGAGCGTCCTCGCGACGAACGAGCGCGTCCTGCGCGAAGACGTGACGGCCGTCGGGAACGGCGTGGCACGCTACGAGCTGCCCGTGCTGCCGAGCGCCGCGCGCGTCGTGAGGCTCGAAGTGCTCGGGGAGCGCTTCGACGTGAGCCTGACAGGGGAGGACGGCCCGTGAAACGCGCCGCCGTGCTGCTCGGCGCCC includes the following:
- a CDS encoding lipopolysaccharide biosynthesis protein, yielding MSQGVRRAVQGGGFLFAAMMLVNVFNYGYAVVLGRLFGPVQYGAYASFTSLFLLISLLPLTFQQVGARYAATGQSIVGSAVRLGWLSGTALALVLVGGAFWLGPVLNLPALWLVALGIVAPIYVWTGVLRGEAQGRQNFQGFGVNMILEHAVKILLTPLALLALPGASGAVLATLAALPFTTLHLRRYHPARLEESPHRREAVKYALPVLSNLAAQAVIINSDVLMVKAFLPAHEAGIYAAVAILGRVVFYSSWAVGTALFPLVSSRQGDGASPRKLLWIALAVVGVISGGVTLVCALAPQFVLGLLFGAAYLEGAPLVGAYALFTTFYALSNVISNHYLALGRHGLGYLPIFGAIAQVVLIALFHDTLQEVIWSQLVAKGALLLLSVAAIFIYERRRN
- a CDS encoding ATP-binding protein, producing the protein MTATLQVPADTAFLAQLGEFTQRHCARSSQVVLIDLAVTELATNAIRHGRARTLRLAVDDRGDEYCLTFEDDGEPFDSVSAEAQPTGELREGGYGLPLVRRISKAMTYERRDGLNAVRLVFEAGGSV
- a CDS encoding STAS domain-containing protein, with protein sequence MDIERRQEPQRTILALKGRFDAHQVPRFKAQAEAFDEPLRLDLTHVNFIDSTALAAIINLYKRVREAGHTMSIGGLQDPVRVILEITGLYAILPIEEAS
- a CDS encoding 6-pyruvoyl-tetrahydropterin synthase-related protein, with the translated sequence MPDTTPPRSLDSPSAARDGPRLLAVALVIVLLLHGTLLFGQSFVRTYDALIHIFFASHYAQNWFDPWEPRWYTGFWLVSYPPLAHYLIALASKLVDLKTAFAVVQLFALLALTVGVYRFSRLVVPARAAGYACVALALSSSIAETVHVFGQLPTTLSLAFLLNAIPFGWAWVRDGDKRSLVRAVLWMAATTAGHHVTTLFGSVFFTAPTLLIVVLAAARWRDLPTGRRRWTTAARQVLPRAARAALFAVLTVMTLVVVVLPYWLWSRADPISQVPIPHASRENFLSNTNAGLVFWLIPWASTLLFLPFAWSKARSWRWPLVASLTMLFVLGTGGTTPLPRLLLRGAFDILTLDRFTFWATILILPFVGLALESVSNGTLRAWLAAVLTPRGRDVALALLLVGTVGLATTIGNLTRYRKFQPEPIDINPIVSFLDKDLHWRYRYLTLGFGDQMAWLSANTRASTPDGDYHSARRLPELTATPIERLEGAKFSGPEGLASLRRFLTVPEKYNLKFVFSNDAFYDPLLYFSGWQRLGTLENGIALWEREDIPPLPERLERPELPPYQVAMWGILPLSAPILAFLSLALGSRAVKRDDLLDEPSTSLPSTADRTPSVVVVRRIRGGLLLMLLVAGGAVAVVAWRAQQAARSPARVVTRYWDALDFRRFGQAYGLVDPRDDLTEERWLLDLSVQGGLRTGYAKLSDIDVQSVSFAGKPGAVGARAIVQVRLNWFTALGNFTDVVRHDLRLTPAGWRITTRPLLQARPPARFLSQPDVDYAIPPRRFQPVGVPGEDVLDRPRLVLGSVRLVSFTRPSRDDSGRQRELAMIGTLTNVDARPADTTVTGVLRDEGGRLIARNNVETGMIHKLLPGETTPFVLRFDAVDEVVTERSVASASVDAKGVVTGRDLWRRLGAWTRPSSTKASVTVVNVGTDEATIGHVLVGLYDARGLAWVEEAFLPRAVAPGDQDKVRVNADLPPDYRVVMNVRRSVEGLQVADEPPAPTTFPLGDGRRFAVWLHDFGRAGR
- a CDS encoding dolichyl-phosphate beta-glucosyltransferase, producing the protein MAYSDFLTWRDNDLDPVDLSIVIPTYNESERILPTLGAMAVIVSGLGYRWELIVSDDGSKDGTADLVESLGWKNLLVVRHANTGKGGAVRRGVLAARGGRVLFADADNSTPIEELPRLMQQLDAGYDLAVGSRVGEGASEENKSAARKLVSGSLRLVTRVLSGVTVRDTQCGFKLFGPRSRRLFELQKMQGFSFDLELLYLAHKLGLRVAEVPVRWFDAPGSKVNSVQDSVKFLKDIFAVRRLDQQGAYEGKL
- a CDS encoding PP2C family protein-serine/threonine phosphatase; this encodes MPENVLQSTMDALGDCFDQVVFLEQAVKRAVRTNDLAGLSDLVQEAQSVMGARGSGLNLAGRWLTPVPGWLRNQPRPTSRIFTLDEADAPQHLLGVPLPGGWVAFWDKPSVFTAGDARLAETLGELISATEDALRARAERVQTALAEHDRQTAARIWRRVVPETITPPRAYRVVSVLRPAREVGGDFLTATDDWIVIGDVSGKGVPAAMFTGMFVSNLPLAVERGDVGSALARSLHTYLEDAEMFATLAALCLHPDGRFEYLSMGHPPIYLRHPDGSVESFKVTAPPLGTFQLPTYPMREGRFTPGGLMCLYTDGLSEAERESSDGLELFGHERIADVLRDVETPEAARDAMTAALQEWRITDDFTMAFVQYRPEDA
- a CDS encoding STAS domain-containing protein, with translation MIEWTQPTPGVAHFTITGRLDAHEAPKLRESFERAREAGASRFEVAMDRVDFMDSSGLAAVVSGLKASRLEGGELIIVSPSPMVRKVLELTLLDQVIPIANAASSGEGSS
- a CDS encoding response regulator; protein product: MSRTVLVVDDEAYIRQLIAHVLNRAGCVVFEAADGEQALTALREHPETALVISDLGMPHLDGFGLLERLAGEQGPPVVILTSRGQESDERRARELGAVGVITKPFARQDLLRVIERHLPT
- a CDS encoding glycosyltransferase — translated: MHIALVTAYPPSRGSLNEYGFHLAAAFRRKREVDRLSILADEFPESENAESDPFYVRRVWRFNDPGNATRLLTELRRLKPDVVLFNLQFASFGDRRVPAALGLLAPILASRAGFPTITLLHNIFETVDLDKAGFGGNPMLNAVTRLAGRVFTRVLLGSDLVAFTLPRYVEIIRRDYGARNVFLAPHGSFETPEPPTPLPSDPVVMAFGKFGTYKRVEELVEAHRVLLTRDPRVHLVIAGSDSPNAAGYLQSVRERYADVPNITYTGYVAEEDVPRIFRDSTVVAFPYNSTTGSSGVLHQAGQFARAAVMPNIGDLRDLIEEEGYRAEFFETGDAASLAEALWRVVSDSEHARELGLANHRAASGLTLDEVTDWYVLHFQRLLAQQAARRDERAAASPRQADRRR